One Romboutsia sp. 13368 genomic window carries:
- a CDS encoding response regulator — MKPKILIIDDETHIVELIKFNLETSGYEVDFAYDGLDGYLKVKENTPHLVLLDWMLPNISGIDVLKKIRSDKSLSNIPVIMLTAKNMENDKIEGLELGADDYITKPFSIKELLARVSSVLRRYNITKENVESILNVGNLNINLLKHEVSKGNEKIDLTLKEFELLKLLLENKGKVLSRNYLLDKIWGYDYYGETRTVDVHIRYLRKKIEGDDSSEKYIQTIRGVGYKID; from the coding sequence ATGAAGCCTAAAATCCTTATCATAGATGATGAGACTCATATAGTAGAACTTATTAAATTCAATTTAGAAACATCAGGATATGAGGTAGATTTTGCATATGATGGACTAGATGGATACCTTAAAGTAAAAGAAAATACACCTCATTTGGTGTTGTTAGATTGGATGTTACCGAATATAAGCGGTATAGATGTTTTAAAAAAAATAAGAAGTGATAAGTCGCTATCTAATATACCAGTTATAATGTTAACTGCTAAAAATATGGAAAATGATAAAATAGAAGGCTTAGAATTAGGTGCAGATGATTATATAACAAAGCCATTTAGTATAAAAGAATTATTAGCAAGGGTTAGTTCAGTACTTCGAAGATATAATATAACTAAAGAAAATGTTGAAAGTATTTTAAACGTAGGGAATTTAAATATTAATCTTCTTAAACATGAGGTATCTAAAGGAAATGAAAAAATTGATTTAACACTTAAAGAGTTTGAATTATTAAAGCTATTACTTGAAAATAAAGGTAAAGTGCTTTCAAGGAATTATCTTTTAGATAAAATATGGGGATATGATTATTATGGGGAAACGAGAACTGTAGATGTTCATATTAGATATTTAAGAAAAAAAATAGAAGGTGATGATTCTTCTGAAAAATATATTCAAACTATACGAGGCGTAGGATATAAGATAGACTAA
- a CDS encoding HAMP domain-containing sensor histidine kinase produces MDNFFMIFITLIASTISIICIRYTIRLRNYLKAFIKTSKQISKKEFHSRLNVDVKGELGELSRNFNEMIDIMNSKIEEVEYNHLQMTSILKSISHGILAIDIDGSIMLINEEAKKILRCNEYESIEGKNVNAVIKEGSILKEITAFKGSKESRYIEITTDDEIVYSINLDPIYLQDVDNVIIGSIINIKDITEKVQLENMRTDFVANVSHELKTPLTSISGFVETLKLNENIDVSTRNRFLGIIESESDRLKRLIDDILLLSFIEKKETKCLDLINVYEVFMEVYEMTDYFAKSKNISISYKLDNENIEILSNRDYIKQIFLNLVDNAIKYTPDNKNVWIEIEYENNNLIIKVKDNGVGIPKEDINRIFERFYRVDKARSRDVGGTGLGLAIVKHIVKNLGGYINVKSELGKGSEFTVTIPNKNFLK; encoded by the coding sequence ATGGATAATTTTTTTATGATTTTTATAACTCTAATAGCATCTACAATATCAATAATATGTATTAGATATACTATAAGACTAAGAAATTATTTAAAGGCTTTTATAAAAACATCTAAACAGATAAGTAAAAAAGAGTTTCATTCACGTCTAAATGTAGATGTAAAAGGAGAGCTTGGAGAATTAAGCAGAAACTTTAATGAAATGATAGATATAATGAATAGTAAGATTGAAGAAGTTGAATATAATCACCTTCAAATGACATCTATACTAAAAAGTATATCTCATGGTATTTTAGCTATTGATATAGATGGAAGTATAATGCTTATAAATGAGGAAGCAAAAAAAATATTAAGGTGTAATGAGTATGAAAGTATAGAAGGTAAAAATGTAAATGCTGTAATAAAAGAAGGTAGTATTCTAAAAGAAATAACTGCATTTAAAGGATCTAAAGAAAGTAGATATATAGAGATAACAACTGATGATGAAATAGTATATAGTATAAATTTAGACCCTATATATTTACAAGATGTAGATAATGTAATAATTGGATCTATTATAAATATAAAAGACATAACAGAAAAAGTTCAATTAGAAAATATGAGAACTGACTTTGTGGCCAATGTAAGCCATGAACTTAAAACCCCTCTTACATCTATTAGTGGATTTGTAGAGACTTTAAAATTAAATGAAAATATAGATGTATCAACTAGAAATAGATTCTTAGGTATAATAGAAAGTGAATCGGATAGATTAAAAAGATTAATAGATGATATATTACTGTTATCATTTATAGAGAAAAAAGAAACTAAATGTTTAGATTTAATCAATGTATATGAAGTTTTTATGGAAGTTTATGAAATGACTGACTATTTTGCTAAATCTAAAAATATAAGTATAAGCTATAAATTAGATAATGAAAATATAGAGATATTATCTAATAGAGATTATATTAAACAAATATTTTTAAACTTAGTGGATAATGCAATTAAATATACTCCAGATAATAAAAATGTATGGATAGAAATTGAATATGAAAATAATAATTTAATTATAAAGGTAAAAGATAACGGAGTAGGTATACCTAAAGAGGATATAAATAGAATATTTGAAAGATTTTATAGAGTAGATAAAGCTAGAAGTAGAGATGTAGGTGGAACTGGACTTGGGTTAGCTATAGTTAAACATATAGTTAAAAATCTAGGGGGCTATATTAATGTAAAAAGTGAATTAGGAAAAGGCAGTGAATTTACTGTTACTATACCAAATAAAAAT